A stretch of DNA from Candidatus Nanopelagicales bacterium:
TCCGGAGTCACTTCGAGCGCTGCTGCACTCACCCGACGATGTCATCGTCAGCACGGTGGGACCGTACTCCCGGCTCGGTTCCGTGGCTGTAGAAGCAGCCATCGATGCGGGATGTGCCTACGTCGACTGCGCCGGCGAACCGGCCTTCATCCGCACGGTATTCGAGACCTATGGGCCACCAGCGGTGAGTACCGGCGCCCGGCTGCTCACCGCTATGGGGTTCGACTTCCTGCCCGGCAATCTCGCCGGGGCGTTGTTGATCGACCGGTTCGCCGACCAGGGTCTGACTCGGATCGACATCGGCTACTTCGTCACGGGCCAGTTCGGTCCGAGCGGCGGGACCATCGCAAGCGCCGCGGGCATCATGGTGGACCCGTCCTTCGCGTTCCGCGGCGGGGCCCTGGTGGGGGAGCGACCCGGTGCCCGGACCCGCCAGTTCCCCGTTGCGGGGCAGCAGAACACCGGGCTGTCCATGGGGGGTTCGGAGTTGTTCGCACTTCCCTTGCTGGACCCCGACCTGACCGACGTCTCGGTTCACGTCGGATGGGCGGGACGGTGGGCCCGAGCCGCATCAGCCGCCAGTGGGCTCGCGGCCAGTGCCCGGCAAGTACCCGGTATCGGGTCCGCCTTCGGGGCAGTGCTGCGCAGCGCGCTCGGCAGCTCGAGCACGGACGGCCCCGCCGAACACCTGCGGCAGGGCGCCCGCTCCGTCGTCATCGCCGAAGCGGAAGACGCGGACCACCGGCCACTGGGCCGGATCCAGATCGAGGGACCGAACCCCTACGACCTCACCGCAGCGCTCCTCACGTGGTCCGCGCGGATGCTGTCCCGCCGGGCGGAGAAGGATATCGGTGCCGTCGGACCGGTCACCGCATTCGGGCTCGACGCGTTGGTCAGTGGTTGCCTGGCTTTGGGTCTCGCCGAAGTCGACTGACATGAACCGCGTTCTGACCGAAGATGAATGGCGGACTCGAATCGATCGGCACGAGGCGCGTGTCGCCGTGTGGATCGAACCTCGGCTGCAGCGCCGGGCCGAGGGGTTGCCTCACCCCGTGGACGACTTCCTGTGGACCTACTACCGCAACCGACCCGCCGCGTTACGGGTATGGCATCCCGGCCTCGGGGTGATCCTGCGCGGCCACCCGCCCATTGCGGGTCTGCGAGGCTACCGAAGGACAGGAGTTGGCTGGTCGGTCGACCCGACCGGCATCCGCATCGACATGGTGCGACAACGGGTGGCCCTGCTACGCGCGACTGCCGCCCGTCCGGCGCGCACCAACTGCTTCGGAATGCACGAATGGGCGATGGTCCTGGGCCTGCCCCAGAGCCAAGTCCGCCACGAGCAAGTTCCGCTGCGGCTCGCCGACACGCAGATCGAGGACGTGATCGACGATGTCGGGCTGCGCTGTACACATTTCGACGCGTATCGCTTCTTCACCGCGGGTGCACTCACGCGCCAGCGACCGCTGAGCCGCGCTGCCCAAAGCGAGAACGAGCAGCCGGGGTGTATCCACGCGGGGATGGACTTGTATCGCTACTCCTACGAATCCGCGCCGTACGTCGGCAGCGATCTGGTGGCCGACTGCTTCGAGCACGCCAGGACAGCGCGCGAAGTCGACATGCGCGCCTCGCCCTACGACCTGTCCGCTTGGGGTCTCGCCCCGATCCCTATCGAGACTGCCTCCGGTCGCCGGGAGTACGCCGATGTTCAGGCCCACCTCGCCCGCCGGGCACAGGGTCTGCGAGATCAGTTGATCGAAGCCCTGCAGCAGATGGCCGACATCGCGGGTTCGGACAGGGCAGAATCAGCCTGACCATTGTCGATCCAGGAGTGCGCATGTGTGGTTGCTTCGTCTTCGCCCTCGGCGCGTTCTTCCCGCGCGTCGCGATCTTGCTTCTCTGGCTGTTCACCGACTACGTACAGGCAGCATTCAAGGGGGAGTGGATCCTGCCTCTGCTCGGAGTGATCCTGCTGCCCTACACGACTTTGTCCTACATCTTGTTGTACTGGTGGCTGGGAGGCGTCACCGGTTTCGCCTGGTTCCTGGTGGCGCTGGCGTTCCTGTGCGACTTGGGTGCGTGGGCCGGCGGTGCCCGCTCGGGCACGTCGTACCGCACTGCGTCGTAGCAGGCCCCTCCCGCCGCGATGGCAACAGGCAGAGCCGCCGACAAAGCCACGGACAAGGCTGCCCTGCGTCACGAGATCAGGCGCAGTCGCGCTGCGGAGCCGTCGGATGTCAGGGTCCGGCGCGCCCAGCTGCT
This window harbors:
- a CDS encoding 3-methyladenine DNA glycosylase codes for the protein MNRVLTEDEWRTRIDRHEARVAVWIEPRLQRRAEGLPHPVDDFLWTYYRNRPAALRVWHPGLGVILRGHPPIAGLRGYRRTGVGWSVDPTGIRIDMVRQRVALLRATAARPARTNCFGMHEWAMVLGLPQSQVRHEQVPLRLADTQIEDVIDDVGLRCTHFDAYRFFTAGALTRQRPLSRAAQSENEQPGCIHAGMDLYRYSYESAPYVGSDLVADCFEHARTAREVDMRASPYDLSAWGLAPIPIETASGRREYADVQAHLARRAQGLRDQLIEALQQMADIAGSDRAESA